A single genomic interval of Oryzias latipes chromosome 3, ASM223467v1 harbors:
- the LOC101173433 gene encoding neuronal acetylcholine receptor subunit alpha-5, whose amino-acid sequence MMLRAGGATISVILLLLLPLLCWCHLCHSLRVPKLSSYAKAEDTLFKHLFGTYQKWVRPIEYLNQTIPVKFGLAISQLVDVDEKKQLMTTNVWLKQEWIDMKLRWKPEDYLGITTIRVPSDRIWLPDVVLYDNSDGRFEGTVTKAVVKYDGTISWNPPANFKSACTIDVTFFPFDLQNCSMKFGSWTYDGSQVDIILEDFHVDKKDYFDNGEWEIVKATGSRGLRTDGSTSYPTITYFFIIRRLPLFYTLFLIIPCIGLSFLTILVFYLPSNGNEKISLCTSVLVSLTVFLLVIEEIIPSSSKAIPLIGEYLVFTMIFVTLSIIITVFAINIHYRSSSTHHDMAPWVRRIFLHRLPKLLCMRSHVDRYATAGLAGKGKVTVQEKTKDSTPDLTHILHTRHNLQTALESIRYITMHVVKENQVREVVQDWKYVAQVLDRMFLWAFFLVSVLGSALLFVPVIYKWASIIVPDYAGSIL is encoded by the exons GCAAAAGCAGAGGATACGCTCTTTAAACATCTATTTGGAACCTACCAAAAATGGGTCCGTCCTATCGAGTATTTAAACCAGACGATCCCCGTAAAGTTCGGGTTGGCCATCTCCCAGCTGGTTGACGTG GATGAGAAAAAACAGTTAATGACAACCAATGTTTGGCTGAAACAG GAATGGATTGACATGAAATTGAGATGGAAGCCGGAGGACTACCTGGGCATCACAACGATCCGTGTTCCATCTGACAGAATCTGGCTCCCAGATGTTGTCCTTTATGACAA CTCAGATGGACGTTTTGAGGGAACCGTCACAAAAGCTGTTGTCAAGTATGATGGAACTATATCTTGGAACCCTCCAGCTAATTTCAAGTCAGCTTGCACCATAGATGTCACGTTCTTCCCTTTTGACCTCCAGAATTGTTCAATGAAGTTTGGATCCTGGACCTACGATGGCTCACAG GTGGACATTATTCTGGAGGACTTTCACGTGGACAAGAAAGACTACTTTGACAATGGAGAATGGGAGATAGTAAAGGCCACAGGCAGTCGTGGTCTTAGGACCGATGGCAGCACTTCCTATCCCACCATCACTTATTTCTTCATCATTCGCAGGTTGCCTCttttttacactctcttcctCATCATCCCTTGTATCGGTTTATCCTTCCTCACCATCCTTGTGTTTTATCTGCCCTCCAATGGCAATGAGAAGATCTCCCTTTGTACCTCAGTGCTAGTGTCTCTCACTGTTTTTCTCCTTGTCATTGAGGAGATAATCCCCTCCTCTTCGAAGGCCATTCCTCTCATTGGGGAGTATCTGGTCTTCACCATGATTTTTGTCACCCTGTCCATCATCATCACTGTTTTTGCTATCAACATTCACTATCGCTCGTCTTCCACACATCACGATATGGCGCCGTGGGTGAGAAGGATTTTCCTTCACCGACTGCCTAAACTGCTGTGTATGAGAAGTCATGTGGACCGCTACGCCACAGCAGGGCTGGCTGGCAAAGGAAAGGTCACGGTACAGGAAAAGACAAAGGACTCAACACCGGATCTCACCCACATCCTGCACACTCGGCACAACCTCCAAACTGCCCTGGAGTCCATTCGTTACATAACCATGCATGTGGTCAAAGAAAATCAAGTCAGAGAG GTGGTGCAGGACTGGAAGTACGTTGCCCAGGTGCTGGATCGGATGTTTCTGTGGGCTTTCTTCCTGGTGTCAGTCCTtggctctgctctgctcttcgTTCCAGTCATTTATAAATGGGCCAGTATAATTGTTCCCGACTATGCTGGCAGTATTCTATAG